From one Melospiza melodia melodia isolate bMelMel2 chromosome 4, bMelMel2.pri, whole genome shotgun sequence genomic stretch:
- the NFAM1 gene encoding NFAT activation molecule 1 isoform X1 — MIPNPKVIFLFLWLLQCGGGNVDVLQKPPIQVALLKEEISIPCKVIFPYMPKYTKFSISYYWINSLLQKTIIYSRVENIAIPSGEENKTAALSYDHRIMPLENTSSTGTYYCEVKWNDIKKMGKGVFVLIRDTGYINTSYSWEILVTLTVLLAVLSITATALLLWKRKVLCPRRNRLNILRQKVETQLPSATPPPLPPPVYDSLDVQQVDVYSSLENNTNNPSHRKNPPGKTPKKQETLEESSDTLYENI; from the exons ATGATCCCAAATCCAAAAGTCATCTTCCTGTTTCTTTGGTTGCTTCAGTGTGGAG GAGGAAATGTCGATGTACTGCAGAAACCTCCAATCCAGGTTGCCTTGCTCAAGGAAGAAATATCCATCCCCTGTAAAGTCATCTTCCCTTACATGCCGAAATACACCAAATTTTCAATCTCCTATTACTGGATTAATTCACTGCTTCAGAAGACAATTATCTATAGTAGGGTGGAAAACATAGCCATTCCTTCTGGAGAAGAGAATAAGACTGCTGCCTTATCTTATGACCACAGAATCATGCCACTTGAAAACACCTCCTCTACTGGCACATACTACTGTGAGGTCAAATGGAATGATATCAAAAAAATGGGAAAGGGAGTGTTTGTCCTTATCAGAG ATACAGGATACATAAATACCTCTTACAGCTGGGAAATCCTCGTTACCCTTACTGTTCTTCTGGCTGTATTGAGCATCACTGCAACAGCTCTGCTTCTGTGGAAAAGAAAG GTGTTGTGTCCTAGAAGGAACCGGCTAAATATCCTGAGACAGAAGGTAGAAACACAGCTGCCTTCAGCCACCCCACCACCACTACCACCTCCTGTCTATGAT AGCCTGGATGTGCAGCAAGTTGATGTCTATTCTAGCCTCGAGAACAACACAAACAACCCATCACACAGAAAGAATCCTCCAGGGAAG ACCCCTAAGAAGCAAGAAACTCTAGAAGAATCCTCTGATACACTGTATGAGAATATTTAA
- the NFAM1 gene encoding NFAT activation molecule 1 isoform X2 codes for MPKYTKFSISYYWINSLLQKTIIYSRVENIAIPSGEENKTAALSYDHRIMPLENTSSTGTYYCEVKWNDIKKMGKGVFVLIRDTGYINTSYSWEILVTLTVLLAVLSITATALLLWKRKVLCPRRNRLNILRQKVETQLPSATPPPLPPPVYDSLDVQQVDVYSSLENNTNNPSHRKNPPGKTPKKQETLEESSDTLYENI; via the exons ATGCCGAAATACACCAAATTTTCAATCTCCTATTACTGGATTAATTCACTGCTTCAGAAGACAATTATCTATAGTAGGGTGGAAAACATAGCCATTCCTTCTGGAGAAGAGAATAAGACTGCTGCCTTATCTTATGACCACAGAATCATGCCACTTGAAAACACCTCCTCTACTGGCACATACTACTGTGAGGTCAAATGGAATGATATCAAAAAAATGGGAAAGGGAGTGTTTGTCCTTATCAGAG ATACAGGATACATAAATACCTCTTACAGCTGGGAAATCCTCGTTACCCTTACTGTTCTTCTGGCTGTATTGAGCATCACTGCAACAGCTCTGCTTCTGTGGAAAAGAAAG GTGTTGTGTCCTAGAAGGAACCGGCTAAATATCCTGAGACAGAAGGTAGAAACACAGCTGCCTTCAGCCACCCCACCACCACTACCACCTCCTGTCTATGAT AGCCTGGATGTGCAGCAAGTTGATGTCTATTCTAGCCTCGAGAACAACACAAACAACCCATCACACAGAAAGAATCCTCCAGGGAAG ACCCCTAAGAAGCAAGAAACTCTAGAAGAATCCTCTGATACACTGTATGAGAATATTTAA
- the LOC134417442 gene encoding suppressor of cytokine signaling 1-like: MIRGRPDDLHNTQSTVSPLQRQHRSVLPSPAPPGLPDRFRMFRSCEWEVLERSLNILQASDFYWGPLSVGEAHAKLQREPVGTYLVRDSSQGNCLFSLSVRMPTGPVSLRISFQEGYFRLKNWFSDCVVRLLELVVAGTRNNPLHFDEMGGTPLVFSEPLCRSRRAVPTLRELCCRSLPAGAATEGRAGLGGSLGMCLREGVFSPLDRRGGSEGSVGPSPSLSWARR; this comes from the coding sequence ATGATCAGAGGGAGGCCAGATGACCTGCACAACACACAGAGCACTGTTTCTCCTCTGCAAAGGCAGCATCGGAGCGTTCTCCCCAGCCCCGCGCCGCCCGGCTTGCCCGATCGTTTCCGGATGTTTCGTAGCTGCGAGTGGGAAGTCCTGGAGCGATCCCTCAATATCCTCCAGGCCAGTGACTTCTACTGGGGCCCCTTGTCCGTGGGGGAGGCTCACGCCAAGCTCCAGCGGGAGCCTGTAGGCACCTACTTGGTGCGGGACAGCTCTCAGGGGAACTGCTTGTTCAGCCTAAGCGTGCGGATGCCCACGGGGCCCGTCAGCCTTCGGATCTCTTTCCAGGAGGGCTATTTCCGCCTCAAGAACTGGTTTTCAGACTGCGTGGTCCGGCTGCTGGAGCTGGTGGTGGCGGGGACCCGGAACAACCCCTTGCACTTTGATGAGATGGGGGGAACTCCCCTGGTCTTCTCCGAGCCCCTGTGCCGGagccgccgggcagtgcccacgctGCGGGAATTGTGCTGCCGGAGCCTCCCTGCTGGTGCCGCGacagagggcagagcagggctggggggctccttGGGAATGTGTCTGAGGGAAGGGGTGTTCTCACCCCTGGACAGAAGGGGAGGGTCAGAGGGGAGCGTTggccccagcccctctctgtcCTGGGCTAGGAGATGA